In Theileria parva strain Muguga chromosome 4 map unlocalized ctg_529, whole genome shotgun sequence, one DNA window encodes the following:
- the rpl16c gene encoding ribosomal protein L13 produces MFKETLVLDGKGHLMGRLASVVAKQLLSGQKVVVVRCEEINISGSLFRNKLKYQRFLRLKTNTNPARGPFHVRSPSKFFARVVRGMLPHKTKRGNHALKTLKTFEGVPPKYAKVKKHVVTSALRFLKLKPGRRYARLGDVLTKVGWNYDGLVKKLEDRRKERSQEYYKAKTLEREKLRKAKLAALAKLPEDSRALLTELSA; encoded by the exons atgtttaaagAA ACACTTGTCCTTGATGGTAAGGGCCATTTGATGGGCCGTCTAGCTTCTGTTGTTGCTAAACAGTTGCTTTCGGGCCAGAAGGTTGTAGTTGTTAGATGCGAGGAAATAAATATCAGTGGATCACTCTTTAGAAATAAAC tGAAATATCAAAGATTCCTGAGACTGAAGACCAATACGAACCCAGCCCGAGGTCCATTCCATGTTAGAAGTCCTTCAAAGTTTTTCGCAAGAGTTGTTAGAGGTATGCTTCCTCATAAAACCAAGAGAGGAAACCATGCTTTAAAAACCCTTAAAACCTTTGAAGGAGTACCGCCTAAATATgctaaagttaaaaaacaTGTCGTTACATCCGCTTTACGCTTCCTTAAACTTAAACCTGGCAGACGTTATGCACGTTTGGGTGATGTTTTAACCAAG GTTGGATGGAACTATGATGGATTGGTTAAGAAGTTAGAAGATCGTAGGAAGGAACGTTCCCAAGAGTATTACAAGGCCAAGACTCTTGAGAGAGAAAAGCTAAGAAAGGCTAAGTTAGCAGCACTGGCCAAGCTTCCTGAAGACTCAAGAGCACTTTTAACTGAACTTTCCGCATAA
- the SYP41 gene encoding SNARE domain protein, giving the protein MPKTVVFHRNLTHTYQHVRHKEREKAHRFDIKKDDSTSDPNESSSNENEATAPGHVTMEILPEWLELVDECNYLLSNARVKVKELEKLQNMNLLNVFGKAGRGDYEKISNLSVEITTTFKKIEINTEKISKEVDNYIEHLLRKNAKAKIATDLVPLSISFRKMQKKFYDSLQNDSMHNEMTIMNNVVRDEIIQDSVQTSHDNIADRTLRLQQIALTVQDLKDMYTQMSTMLVEQGSMLDQIDYNVKEFSRNSHKFAQELKRRHERDNPKKAIKTVRYLVTVIFVQLVFVIIKFA; this is encoded by the exons ATGCCTAAAACAGTAGTATTTCATCGCAATTTAACACATACTTACCAGCACGTTCGCCATAAAGAGAGAGAAAAGGCACATAGATTCGATATTAAAAAAGACGATTCCACTTCTGACCCCAATGAATCATCTTCTAACG agAATGAAGCCACAGCTCCTGGCCATGTAACTATGGAGATATTACCAGAGTGGCTAGAGTTAGTGGATGAATGCAATTATCTGTTATCTAATGCCCGAGTGAAGGTGAAAGAGCTGGAGAAACTGCAGAACATGAACCTCCTGAACGTTTTTGGGAAGGCAGGCAGGGGCGACTATGAGAAGATTTCAAACTTATCAGTTGAGATTACCACAACTTTTAAGAAAATTGAAATCAATACTGAGAAGATTTCGAAGGAGGTTGACAACTACATTGAGCATCTTCTAAGGAAAAATGCAAAGGCTAAAATCGCCACTGATCTCGTGCCTCTCTCAATCTCTTTCCGGAAAATGCAGAAAAAATTCTATGATTCGCTGCAAAATGATTCAATGCACAATGAA ATGACTATAATGAATAATGTTGTAAGGGATGAGATAATACAAGATTCAGTTCAAACTTCACACGATAATATCGCAGATAGAACattg AGGTTACAGCAAATAGCTTTAACAGTACAAGATTTAAAGGATATGTACACTCAAATGTCAACAATGCTAGTTGAGCAG GGTTCGATGTTGGATCAGATAGACTATAACGTAAAGGAATTTTCGAGGAATTCACATAAATTTGCACAAGAACTTAAACGAAGACATGAACGCGATAACCCTAAAAAGGCCATTAAAACTGTTAGATATTTGGTCACTGTCATCTTTGTACag TTGGtatttgtaataataaaattcgCCTAA